The DNA segment CTCGTCTTAGATAACTCGGCTCGCGACCCGGACTGAAAACACATACTGATTAATTAGTGGGCTGGTAACAAACCACTGAAGTTGTTTCGGGGATCGCATCCCGAGGACCGCGTTCCAGGGTTTGTTGCCAGTCCATAGCTTAAAAAAGAGGGTTTCATACGAGTATTTGCTGATACCCGTTAACTCCGGTTTGTTCACATTCGACTACTTATTGCTTAAGGACGTCAGCTACGTCGACCACGTCAAAATCAGGGTTTGACTGGAAGAGGTGTTTTAGAATGGTAATGTGGCCATAGCCGAACAAAACCATGATCGACTTGTCAGTAGGACGAATGGCACGTAAGATGTTGGTGTAAATATGCAGATTGGTGCTGTACCAATTCGCGACTAGATCCGTACCGGGATAGTCGGACCCCTGGCCAATCCGCGTGGCATACGCCGTGTAGATCGCTGCGTTTTTAGTCAACTCTTCGTTCGAATTAATAAACCGGAATAGGTCAGTGATTGACTTCTCCTGCTGTGCGGCTACTATACCAGCCGCTGTGCCAGCCGCAAACTGATCCAAGGCCGCCAGTTGCGCTGTCTGGTTGTTCTCCTTGGCATATTTGGTAACCGCATCCAAGTCGAACGAACCTCGATAGTTGACGCAGGTTACCGTGGGTAAGTTGAGCCGTTTGGCCAATGGGTAGGCAATCTGATCGATTTCGTTAGTCCCCAGCTTGTATTGACTCTTTAGGTATTGCTGGTAGGCACTATCTATTTTGCTTTGTTTTTGGGTAGGCACTTCGATGCAGATTTGATTGGGAGCGAACTGACTCAACTGAGCTAGCAGCTGTTCAAGTTGCACCTGGCCTTGCCTGTCAGTGAGGTTAATCTGCTTATTTTGATAGACATCCTGCGTGGAGGGGTTGAAATGGACACTTCCTAATAGCAGTATTTTAATTTTAGGGGTAGCCCGTTGTTGGGCACATACATGAAGCGAGATGAACAACAAAAAAACGCCTGATAGATACTTATACATGTAGAATGAAGAGAATGGTTGTATGAGTAGCAAAGGTATTCGTTCTCTTCTCTGTTTTCGCATATGCTACCAACTCTGCTCGACTCCCCTTACTACTATCCTCATGAACGCCCCTCATTGGATGCAATACAAAAGGATTGATTTTTCTCAAATAGGAGCGTTTTTGTAAGACAGTTTAATAGGCAACATTTTTGTTCAGTATAACGAACTACTTAGAGGCCAAAATCTATAGCAGTCCGTAAAAATGAGCATTGTCTTAGTTTGATTTTCTGTATGCTACCCATCTGTAAAGAAATACGACTAGTACGACTATCTGAAGGGCTGCCCAAAACCAATTCCGATCCAGACTGTAACCAGTAAATGTCAGTAAAAACAAGGCAGCACCCAGTAACAGCGTCCAGTCCTTACGTCCTTTCCGCAGCGCGTAGTACATGCCTATAACAATGAGAATACGAGCAACCAATAATAATGCTACCATAGTGCTAGTTTTATCAGCTTAGTCGAAGTCGAACGGATAATCATTGCCATAAAGACGAACGTAACGATGAATGCGGCCATGAATGACTGGGGCCCCACTC comes from the Spirosoma agri genome and includes:
- a CDS encoding DUF5694 domain-containing protein encodes the protein MYKYLSGVFLLFISLHVCAQQRATPKIKILLLGSVHFNPSTQDVYQNKQINLTDRQGQVQLEQLLAQLSQFAPNQICIEVPTQKQSKIDSAYQQYLKSQYKLGTNEIDQIAYPLAKRLNLPTVTCVNYRGSFDLDAVTKYAKENNQTAQLAALDQFAAGTAAGIVAAQQEKSITDLFRFINSNEELTKNAAIYTAYATRIGQGSDYPGTDLVANWYSTNLHIYTNILRAIRPTDKSIMVLFGYGHITILKHLFQSNPDFDVVDVADVLKQ